A window from Candidatus Schekmanbacteria bacterium encodes these proteins:
- a CDS encoding octanoyltransferase: MSECFYYLLSKIDYEEGLKLQRAAFQKVSSGDVGNILLLLEHNPVITLGRRGKKENLLVEESFLKEKGIGLYNVERGG; this comes from the coding sequence ATGAGTGAATGTTTTTATTATCTCCTATCAAAAATTGACTATGAAGAGGGATTGAAGCTTCAAAGGGCGGCATTCCAAAAAGTATCGTCAGGTGATGTTGGCAATATTCTTCTCCTACTTGAACACAATCCTGTTATAACTTTAGGTAGAAGAGGAAAAAAAGAAAATCTTTTAGTGGAGGAATCATTTCTTAAAGAAAAGGGAATAGGTTTGTATAATGTTGAACGCGGTGGTGA